Proteins encoded by one window of Dryocola sp. LX212:
- a CDS encoding GlsB/YeaQ/YmgE family stress response membrane protein, which translates to MGIIAWIIFGLIAGIIAKLIMPGKDGGGFILTCILGIIGAVVGGWLATFFHIGGNVTGFNLPSFLVAVVGAIVVLAIYRKVRR; encoded by the coding sequence ATGGGTATTATTGCCTGGATTATATTCGGTCTGATCGCGGGTATCATCGCGAAACTTATCATGCCTGGTAAAGATGGCGGTGGCTTCATCCTGACCTGTATTTTAGGGATCATCGGTGCCGTAGTAGGCGGATGGTTAGCGACCTTCTTCCACATCGGAGGCAACGTGACGGGCTTTAACCTGCCAAGCTTCCTGGTCGCCGTAGTCGGTGCGATTGTAGTGCTGGCCATCTACCGGAAGGTCCGCCGCTAA
- a CDS encoding beta-galactosidase subunit beta: MIVLQTLEEFQRIYHAGKKWLRCMEAINNVGNIQPAVFYSVGDSLVYRLSEGDSPGNGLFEGNRRYFDVHYYLAGGETVEYADKSRLLAEVPYKDESDREFFSGAGETLRLRAGNVIICENHEAYRFQEGAGFRKVILKVTVEETYFLNK; encoded by the coding sequence ATGATCGTTCTGCAAACTCTGGAGGAGTTCCAGCGTATTTATCACGCCGGGAAAAAATGGCTGCGCTGCATGGAAGCAATTAATAACGTCGGCAATATTCAGCCAGCCGTTTTTTATTCCGTCGGAGATTCGCTGGTTTATCGCCTGAGCGAGGGGGACTCCCCTGGCAACGGGCTATTTGAAGGAAACCGCCGCTATTTCGACGTCCATTATTACCTGGCCGGTGGAGAAACCGTGGAATACGCCGACAAATCCCGGCTGCTGGCCGAGGTACCCTACAAAGACGAAAGCGATCGCGAGTTCTTCAGCGGCGCGGGTGAAACCCTGCGGCTCAGGGCTGGCAACGTCATCATCTGTGAAAACCATGAGGCTTACCGCTTCCAGGAAGGCGCTGGTTTCAGAAAAGTGATCCTGAAGGTCACCGTCGAAGAAACCTATTTTCTGAATAAATAA
- a CDS encoding amino acid permease, whose translation MASVSRNTIGKFGLLSMTFAAVFSFNNVINNNIQLGIASAPVFLVATLIYFIPFCLIIAEFVSLNRNSEAGVYAWVKSALGGRWAFITAYTYWFVNLFFFTALLPRVIAYASYAFLGYDYIFTPLTTSLISICLFAFSTWISNHGAKLLGPLTSVTSTLMLLLTFSYIILAGAAVVGGIEPADPINVQAITPQFSWAFLGIIAWIFQAAGGAESVAVYVNDVKGGSKAFVKVIILSGLFIGGLYTVSSLLINVFVHKADLHFTGGTVQVFEGLARHFGLPTIVMNRFVGIVSFTAMFGSLLMWTAAPVKIFFTEIPKGIFGEKTVRLNQHGVPTRAAWIQFLIVIPLMLIPTIGSGSVQELMNTLINMTAAASMLPPLFIMLAYLNLRMKYDRVDRDFRMGTRMQGITIVSVLIVIFTVGFIASTFPTGASIMTIVFYNVGGLVIFLGYAWWKYNKYEKTLDAGARYEADTPLAQIALERQDGVVDAGATAPYKNPMVQ comes from the coding sequence ATGGCTTCAGTTAGCAGAAATACAATTGGCAAGTTCGGGTTATTATCCATGACCTTTGCGGCGGTATTCAGCTTCAATAACGTCATCAATAATAATATTCAGCTGGGAATTGCCTCGGCGCCGGTCTTCCTGGTGGCGACGCTGATTTACTTTATCCCGTTCTGCCTGATTATCGCGGAGTTCGTCTCCCTCAACCGTAACTCGGAGGCGGGAGTTTATGCCTGGGTGAAAAGCGCGCTGGGCGGGCGCTGGGCCTTTATTACGGCCTACACCTACTGGTTCGTGAATCTGTTTTTCTTCACCGCGCTTCTGCCCAGGGTCATCGCCTACGCTTCTTATGCGTTTCTTGGCTATGACTACATCTTTACGCCGCTTACCACATCGTTAATCAGCATCTGTTTATTCGCATTTTCTACGTGGATTTCCAATCACGGCGCAAAATTGCTAGGACCGTTAACGTCGGTAACGTCAACGCTGATGCTGCTGCTGACCTTCTCCTACATTATTCTGGCGGGCGCTGCGGTGGTGGGTGGGATTGAACCTGCCGATCCGATTAACGTGCAGGCTATTACGCCGCAGTTCAGCTGGGCCTTCCTCGGCATCATTGCGTGGATCTTCCAGGCCGCTGGCGGCGCGGAGTCCGTAGCGGTTTACGTTAACGACGTGAAGGGCGGCAGTAAGGCGTTCGTGAAAGTCATTATCCTGTCCGGCCTGTTTATCGGCGGTTTGTATACCGTGTCGTCGCTGCTGATTAATGTCTTCGTGCATAAAGCAGATTTGCACTTTACCGGCGGGACGGTACAGGTTTTCGAAGGCTTGGCCCGTCACTTCGGCCTACCAACGATTGTCATGAACCGCTTTGTCGGCATCGTGTCGTTTACCGCGATGTTCGGCTCCCTGCTGATGTGGACGGCAGCGCCGGTAAAAATATTCTTCACCGAAATTCCAAAAGGAATTTTTGGGGAGAAAACCGTGCGGCTGAACCAGCATGGCGTACCGACCCGGGCTGCATGGATCCAGTTCCTGATTGTTATTCCGCTGATGCTGATCCCTACGATTGGTTCCGGCAGCGTGCAGGAGCTAATGAATACCCTGATTAATATGACCGCCGCCGCCTCGATGCTGCCGCCGCTGTTTATCATGCTGGCCTACCTCAATCTGCGCATGAAGTATGACCGGGTCGACCGCGATTTCCGCATGGGGACAAGGATGCAGGGCATTACCATCGTCAGCGTGCTGATAGTGATTTTCACCGTAGGCTTTATCGCCTCTACCTTCCCGACGGGAGCGAGCATTATGACGATTGTGTTCTATAACGTCGGCGGGCTGGTGATTTTCCTTGGCTACGCGTGGTGGAAATACAATAAGTATGAGAAGACGCTGGATGCAGGCGCGCGCTACGAAGCGGATACGCCGCTCGCGCAGATAGCGCTGGAGCGGCAGGATGGGGTTGTTGACGCTGGCGCTACTGCACCCTACAAAAATCCTATGGTGCAGTAG
- a CDS encoding TonB-dependent siderophore receptor, giving the protein MKLGFTVKRSALLCALALAAPAYVMAEETIVVTAKPAETSTSPTEGYTATVSRGATKTDEPLITTGQSVSVVTRQQMDDQGALSVNNALNYTPGAFTGFAGGATRYDTVALRGFHGGDVNNTFLDGLRLMSDGGSYNVIQVDPWFLERIDVIKGPSSALYGQTIPGGLVMETSKRPQFSEEGHVRAMYGNNATTGTGFDYTNAINNEWAYRITGMTKNSDTQYENTREESYAISPSVLWQPDENTSLLLRAYLQKDPSGGFHGSVPADGSIYSTTGRKISTGFSDVEPGNDEFKRHEQIYSYEFAHSFNDVWAFRSNASYTHSNVGLKQAYQIGWADAAHNELTRYYSGESSSLDAWAIDNQLEADFATGELDHKVVLGAEYHKFTNDLSDDSAYTTNLNPWTGESGGPGGFYYYDPRDPTYATINQGLLTKSGRRQYEQSGVYLQDDMAWNKWHMTLSGRYDHIVTKSHIVAPAIESDVTDNRTDDHFSGRASLLYAFESGISPYVSYSQAITPQVLPDAQGKLLKPTTAEQYEAGVKYQPVGTADMYTVALYDLTQKDVGNRVVQGSYYEPAGKVHSQGIELEARSNWTERFSTIAGYTYNKVRFKDAIDGNDGNTPYVTPDQMASLWGLFKADLGISMGAGVRYIGKQWADNENTLRVPSVTLFDAMVRADMGAWTPALKGAFVQVNATNLTGRDYVAGCYGTGYCYWGAERSVIATVGYDF; this is encoded by the coding sequence ATGAAACTGGGATTCACCGTAAAGCGCTCCGCTTTACTTTGCGCGCTTGCCCTTGCCGCTCCGGCATACGTTATGGCAGAGGAAACCATCGTCGTTACCGCAAAACCGGCGGAAACCTCCACCAGCCCGACGGAGGGTTACACCGCGACCGTTAGCCGTGGCGCAACCAAAACCGATGAACCGCTTATCACCACCGGGCAATCCGTTTCCGTCGTCACACGCCAGCAGATGGACGACCAGGGTGCACTTTCCGTGAACAACGCCCTGAACTACACTCCGGGTGCTTTCACTGGCTTTGCGGGTGGCGCAACGCGTTACGATACCGTCGCCCTGCGCGGCTTCCACGGCGGCGATGTCAACAATACCTTCCTCGACGGCCTGCGCCTGATGAGCGACGGCGGCAGCTATAATGTTATTCAGGTGGATCCGTGGTTCCTGGAGCGCATCGACGTCATTAAAGGCCCCTCTTCGGCGCTTTACGGACAAACCATCCCGGGCGGCCTGGTGATGGAAACCTCCAAACGCCCGCAGTTCAGTGAAGAGGGCCACGTACGTGCTATGTACGGCAACAATGCCACCACCGGCACTGGGTTCGATTACACCAATGCTATTAACAATGAGTGGGCATATCGTATTACCGGGATGACGAAGAATTCTGACACCCAGTATGAAAATACCCGGGAAGAGAGCTATGCCATCTCCCCTTCCGTACTGTGGCAGCCCGATGAAAATACCTCGCTGCTGCTGCGCGCCTATCTGCAGAAAGATCCCTCCGGCGGCTTCCACGGTTCAGTTCCAGCAGACGGTAGCATTTACTCCACTACGGGCCGTAAAATCAGCACCGGCTTCTCTGACGTCGAGCCTGGCAACGACGAGTTCAAACGCCACGAGCAGATATACAGCTATGAGTTCGCCCACAGCTTCAACGACGTCTGGGCTTTCCGCTCCAACGCCAGCTACACGCATTCTAACGTCGGCCTGAAACAGGCCTACCAGATTGGCTGGGCGGATGCGGCGCACAACGAGCTGACCCGCTACTACAGCGGCGAGTCCTCTTCGCTCGACGCCTGGGCGATAGATAACCAGCTGGAGGCAGATTTTGCTACCGGCGAGCTGGATCATAAGGTCGTACTGGGCGCTGAATACCATAAGTTCACTAACGATCTGTCCGATGACTCGGCCTACACCACAAACCTCAACCCCTGGACGGGTGAGTCAGGCGGTCCCGGCGGCTTCTATTATTACGATCCACGCGACCCGACCTACGCCACTATTAACCAGGGGCTGTTGACCAAATCCGGCAGACGCCAGTATGAACAAAGCGGCGTTTATTTGCAGGACGATATGGCCTGGAACAAGTGGCACATGACCCTTTCCGGGCGCTATGACCATATCGTGACAAAAAGCCATATTGTCGCACCGGCCATTGAAAGCGACGTCACCGACAACCGCACGGACGACCACTTCAGCGGCAGAGCCTCCTTGCTCTACGCCTTCGAAAGCGGGATATCCCCTTATGTCAGCTACAGCCAGGCGATAACTCCGCAGGTGCTGCCAGATGCTCAGGGCAAGCTTCTTAAGCCAACTACCGCCGAGCAGTACGAAGCTGGGGTGAAGTATCAGCCGGTAGGGACAGCCGATATGTACACCGTCGCGCTGTATGACCTGACGCAGAAAGATGTGGGCAACCGTGTGGTTCAGGGTAGCTATTACGAACCAGCCGGGAAAGTTCACTCGCAGGGTATCGAGCTGGAAGCACGCTCGAACTGGACCGAACGTTTCTCTACCATAGCGGGTTATACATACAACAAGGTGCGCTTCAAGGATGCCATCGACGGCAATGACGGCAATACGCCGTACGTCACGCCTGACCAGATGGCGAGCCTGTGGGGCCTGTTTAAAGCTGATCTGGGCATCAGCATGGGCGCGGGCGTACGCTACATCGGCAAGCAGTGGGCGGATAACGAAAACACCCTACGCGTGCCGTCCGTCACGCTGTTTGACGCAATGGTACGCGCCGACATGGGCGCGTGGACGCCAGCGCTGAAAGGAGCTTTCGTGCAGGTTAACGCCACCAACCTGACGGGCCGCGATTACGTTGCGGGCTGCTACGGCACCGGCTACTGCTACTGGGGTGCCGAGCGCTCCGTCATCGCCACCGTGGGGTACGATTTCTAA
- the emtA gene encoding membrane-bound lytic murein transglycosylase EmtA, with amino-acid sequence MRWMIVLVLFLAGCSSHTTKQAEWDPTKPVEGALTWMPITEQAAQEWGVSPRVITAIIAVETGGNPTLVSKSNAVGLMQIKASTAGAEVYRHMGWSGQPSTSELKDPARNITIGTAYLNILEHGPLAGIEDPQTMQYALLVSYANGAGALLRTFSSNRSKAIDEINELSPQEFWEYVGKHHPSPQAPRYLYKVSRALDEI; translated from the coding sequence ATGAGATGGATGATTGTTTTGGTCCTGTTCCTTGCTGGCTGTTCCAGCCACACCACCAAACAAGCTGAGTGGGACCCGACTAAACCTGTTGAGGGCGCTCTGACCTGGATGCCCATCACCGAGCAGGCGGCGCAGGAGTGGGGCGTTAGTCCACGCGTTATCACTGCTATCATTGCGGTGGAAACTGGCGGTAACCCGACGCTGGTCAGCAAATCTAATGCGGTGGGTCTGATGCAAATTAAGGCCTCAACGGCGGGTGCGGAAGTTTATCGCCATATGGGCTGGAGCGGGCAGCCGTCAACCAGCGAGCTTAAGGATCCGGCCCGCAATATCACTATTGGCACGGCCTATCTCAATATTCTGGAGCACGGCCCGCTTGCGGGCATTGAAGATCCGCAGACTATGCAATATGCGCTGTTGGTTTCTTACGCAAACGGGGCAGGGGCGCTGCTCAGAACCTTTTCCTCCAACCGCAGCAAGGCAATCGATGAAATCAATGAGTTAAGTCCGCAGGAGTTCTGGGAGTACGTCGGGAAACATCATCCATCACCTCAGGCGCCGCGCTACCTGTATAAGGTTTCGCGGGCGCTGGACGAGATATAA
- a CDS encoding flagellar brake protein: MSNYNEQFLKKSPLAVLGVLRDLHGNQVPIRLSWSAGQFITKILDVSQGQLVIDFGSQAQDNLAVQKAENILFTAETLGAKVEFTLPNLQAMQYLNLPAFCSPLPPTLWFVQRREYFRITAPMHPFYFCHTKLPNGTLFDFRLCDLSLGGMGALVEGPLPDGLEAGMRFSKVEIDLVEWGKFYFDMQLVMLSERTVVDSKNQTVSTPRLSFRFLNVNPAVERELQRIIFSLERSARAKADRVR, encoded by the coding sequence TTGAGTAATTATAACGAGCAGTTTCTGAAAAAGAGTCCTCTCGCGGTACTGGGCGTATTACGCGATCTGCACGGCAATCAGGTTCCGATTCGTCTCTCCTGGAGCGCAGGGCAATTTATTACTAAGATTCTGGATGTTTCGCAGGGGCAGCTGGTCATAGATTTTGGCAGTCAGGCGCAGGACAACCTGGCGGTACAGAAAGCGGAAAACATACTTTTCACTGCGGAAACCCTGGGGGCAAAGGTCGAGTTTACGCTGCCAAACCTACAGGCTATGCAGTATCTGAATCTGCCAGCATTTTGTTCGCCGCTGCCGCCGACTCTGTGGTTTGTACAGCGCCGTGAATACTTCCGTATTACTGCCCCGATGCATCCCTTCTACTTCTGCCATACAAAGCTCCCGAACGGTACCCTGTTCGACTTCAGGCTCTGCGACCTGTCGCTTGGCGGTATGGGCGCGCTGGTCGAGGGGCCTTTGCCAGACGGACTGGAGGCGGGGATGCGTTTCTCAAAGGTGGAGATCGATCTTGTCGAGTGGGGAAAGTTTTACTTTGATATGCAGTTGGTGATGCTCTCTGAGCGCACGGTGGTGGACAGTAAAAATCAGACTGTCAGCACCCCGCGGCTGAGCTTCCGCTTTCTGAACGTCAACCCGGCGGTTGAGCGTGAGCTTCAGCGAATTATCTTTTCACTGGAGCGGTCAGCCAGAGCGAAGGCCGACCGCGTAAGATAA
- the ebgR gene encoding transcriptional regulator EbgR: MATLKEIAQAAQVSVATVSRVLNDDPTLSVKSQTRQKILEAAERLEYKIHSARRQASQRLTFAALYTYGQDLEINDPYYLAMRYGIETQCEKLGITLISCYDFKGERPVAADGLLVIGKPQPLTQAWLEQQALPLVYLDGVTDDPRFDCVNVDLYKISQKVIDYFISRGYLRIGFIGGRDDPAWPDQRELAFVEYGRGKKVVKTQDIFYGDFTSQSGYQCAMKMLASSEDYPPALFVATDSIAIGVLRALHEHGIKVPEQMALISVNDIPTARFVFPALSTVRIHSETMGAQAVNLLNDRLRDERTIPLSVYVPSSLQLRDSTR, encoded by the coding sequence ATGGCTACTTTGAAGGAGATTGCCCAGGCGGCTCAGGTATCCGTGGCGACGGTTTCGCGGGTGCTGAATGACGATCCCACGCTCAGCGTGAAGAGCCAGACGCGGCAGAAAATCCTCGAAGCCGCGGAGCGCCTGGAATATAAAATTCACAGCGCCAGACGGCAGGCCAGCCAGCGCCTTACCTTTGCCGCGCTTTACACCTATGGCCAGGATCTTGAGATCAACGATCCTTACTATCTGGCGATGCGCTATGGCATTGAAACACAATGCGAAAAGCTCGGCATTACGCTGATATCCTGCTATGACTTCAAAGGTGAAAGGCCCGTAGCCGCAGACGGTTTGCTGGTTATCGGCAAACCGCAGCCGCTCACTCAGGCCTGGCTCGAGCAGCAGGCACTGCCGCTGGTCTATCTTGACGGCGTCACCGACGACCCGCGCTTTGACTGCGTCAATGTCGACCTGTACAAAATAAGCCAGAAGGTTATCGACTATTTCATTTCGCGCGGCTATCTGCGTATCGGCTTTATTGGTGGCCGTGATGACCCGGCGTGGCCTGATCAACGGGAGCTGGCGTTTGTGGAATATGGTCGGGGCAAAAAGGTCGTCAAAACGCAGGATATTTTTTACGGGGATTTCACCAGCCAGTCCGGCTACCAGTGCGCAATGAAAATGCTCGCTTCTTCTGAGGATTATCCTCCGGCTTTATTTGTCGCCACGGACTCCATCGCCATTGGCGTGCTGCGCGCTTTGCACGAGCACGGGATAAAAGTGCCCGAGCAAATGGCGCTGATCAGCGTCAACGATATCCCAACCGCACGCTTTGTTTTCCCCGCGCTGTCTACCGTGCGCATTCACTCAGAGACGATGGGCGCGCAGGCGGTCAACCTGCTGAACGATCGGCTGCGTGACGAACGCACAATCCCGCTCTCCGTCTACGTTCCCAGCTCTTTGCAGCTGCGCGACTCCACAAGATAA
- the ebgA gene encoding beta-galactosidase subunit alpha, protein MKNWENTDKLSENRLPPRAWFHGYDSEKQARTLDRTHSQGFMLLSGKWTFSFFDHPDKVPAAFYQQMMAEWGEITVPGMWQMEGHGSLQYTDEGFPFPIDVPFVPTNNPTGAYQRQFSLPAEWLQRRIIIRFDGVETYFEIYVNGRYVGFSKGSRLSAEFDISPFVQAGDNLLSVRVMQWADSTYIEDQDMWWTAGIFRDVYLLGQPQVHVQDFTVVTEFDENYRDAELTVRCSISGENQDGYQLQAQLFDGNECVAEQWQDLQNCHFAMPVKQPKQWSAEHPHLYLLLLTLRDGGGNTISVVPQQVGFRDIKVRDGLFYVNGKYLKLHGVNRHDHDHHKGRAIDMARAERDIVLMKQHNINSVRTAHYPNDPRFYALCDRYGLFVMAETDLESHGFANVGDLSRITDDPAWERAYVERIERHVTAQKNHPSIIIWSLGNESGYGCNIRAMAARCKAMDPTRLIHYEEDRDAEVVDVISTMYSRVSMMNAFGEYPHPKPRIICEYAHAMGNGPGGLSEYQNVFNEHKSLQGHYVWEWCDHGLLVQDEQGRDRYQYGGDYGDYPNNYNFCMDGLIYPDQRPGPGLREYKQVLCPVAVRTTARDDVLLVENRYWFSALDDIELLVSYQLDGETLARQTLALPEIQPGETGELHLCAPELPAGEVFINVEICKRSATAYSDAMHPLGHYQFLRQAACVREPLPQAARAVLRGEIKSHQLVISGDGFALTFCQLSGELLSWLADGEEIVGRAPHLTFFKPVIDNHKQEFEGLWEPFHLHLMQHHFRELRQQRQGDDWIVEVDTVIAPPVFDFGMRCTYRWRITPAGLVTLDLSGAPYGSYQAIIPKIGLDFGLSQRFSKVEYYGRGPGENYPDSAQSNLIGHYAQPADSLFENYPFPQDNGNRQQVRWIALTDEAGRGMFIQPRRPVNFSLWPYDADMIQQAQHINELERSGCLTLNLDDQILGLGSNSWGSEVLDSWRIYLRPFNYGFAMLPFREQQIAAVTLAKYDIQPREFVKEEAQ, encoded by the coding sequence GTGAAAAACTGGGAAAACACAGACAAGTTGTCAGAGAACCGATTACCGCCGCGCGCGTGGTTCCACGGCTACGACAGCGAAAAGCAGGCGCGGACGCTAGACCGCACCCACAGTCAGGGTTTTATGCTGCTGAGCGGAAAATGGACGTTCAGCTTTTTCGATCATCCGGACAAAGTGCCCGCAGCGTTTTATCAGCAGATGATGGCGGAGTGGGGCGAGATAACGGTTCCCGGCATGTGGCAGATGGAAGGGCACGGCAGTCTGCAGTACACCGATGAAGGGTTTCCATTCCCTATCGACGTGCCTTTTGTGCCGACGAATAACCCAACGGGTGCCTACCAGCGTCAGTTCTCGCTGCCCGCCGAGTGGCTACAGCGTAGGATCATCATCAGGTTCGACGGCGTCGAGACCTACTTCGAAATCTATGTCAACGGCCGGTACGTTGGTTTCAGCAAGGGCAGCCGCCTGAGCGCCGAATTTGATATCAGCCCCTTTGTACAGGCGGGAGACAACCTGCTTTCCGTTCGCGTCATGCAGTGGGCAGATTCTACCTACATCGAGGATCAGGATATGTGGTGGACGGCGGGGATTTTCCGCGACGTTTACCTTCTGGGCCAGCCGCAGGTCCACGTGCAGGATTTTACCGTCGTCACCGAGTTTGATGAAAATTACCGTGACGCTGAGCTGACCGTTCGCTGCAGTATTTCCGGCGAAAACCAGGACGGCTATCAGCTCCAGGCGCAGCTTTTTGACGGCAACGAGTGCGTAGCGGAGCAATGGCAGGACCTCCAAAACTGCCATTTTGCAATGCCGGTTAAACAGCCGAAACAGTGGAGCGCGGAGCATCCGCATCTGTATCTGCTCCTGCTGACGCTGCGCGACGGCGGCGGGAACACCATTTCCGTTGTGCCGCAGCAGGTCGGCTTCCGCGATATTAAGGTTCGCGACGGGCTGTTCTACGTGAACGGCAAATACCTGAAGCTGCACGGTGTGAACCGTCACGATCACGATCATCACAAAGGCCGCGCTATCGATATGGCCCGCGCCGAGCGCGACATCGTCCTGATGAAGCAGCACAACATCAACTCTGTACGCACGGCGCACTATCCAAACGACCCGCGTTTCTACGCGCTTTGCGACCGGTACGGTCTGTTTGTAATGGCCGAAACCGACCTCGAAAGCCATGGATTTGCCAACGTGGGCGATCTCAGCCGTATCACGGACGACCCGGCGTGGGAGAGAGCCTACGTAGAACGCATTGAACGCCACGTTACGGCGCAGAAAAACCATCCCTCCATTATCATCTGGTCGCTGGGCAACGAGTCCGGCTACGGTTGCAACATCCGCGCGATGGCCGCGCGTTGTAAAGCCATGGACCCGACCCGGCTCATCCACTACGAAGAAGACCGGGATGCGGAAGTGGTGGACGTGATCAGTACCATGTATTCCCGCGTTTCGATGATGAATGCATTTGGTGAATATCCTCATCCGAAACCCCGCATTATCTGCGAATACGCCCATGCGATGGGGAACGGGCCGGGCGGGCTGAGTGAGTATCAGAACGTGTTCAACGAACATAAAAGCCTGCAGGGCCATTACGTCTGGGAATGGTGCGACCACGGGCTGCTGGTGCAGGACGAGCAGGGGCGGGACCGCTATCAGTACGGCGGTGACTACGGCGACTATCCGAATAACTACAACTTCTGCATGGACGGGCTGATTTATCCGGACCAGCGCCCGGGACCGGGGCTGCGGGAGTATAAGCAGGTGCTGTGTCCGGTAGCCGTAAGGACAACCGCCCGTGACGACGTGCTGCTGGTGGAAAACCGCTATTGGTTCAGCGCGCTGGATGATATTGAGCTGCTGGTTAGCTATCAGCTGGACGGCGAAACGCTGGCCCGGCAAACCCTTGCGCTGCCGGAGATTCAGCCGGGAGAAACGGGTGAACTGCATCTGTGTGCGCCTGAGCTACCGGCGGGTGAAGTTTTTATCAATGTTGAAATCTGCAAGCGCAGCGCCACGGCGTACAGCGATGCCATGCATCCGCTTGGGCACTATCAGTTCCTGCGTCAGGCGGCCTGCGTTCGAGAGCCTTTGCCACAGGCTGCTCGAGCTGTCCTGCGCGGCGAAATCAAATCGCATCAGCTGGTTATCAGCGGCGACGGTTTCGCTTTGACTTTCTGCCAGCTCAGCGGCGAGCTGCTCTCCTGGCTGGCCGACGGCGAGGAAATTGTCGGGCGAGCGCCGCACCTTACCTTCTTTAAGCCGGTTATCGACAACCACAAGCAGGAGTTTGAAGGGCTTTGGGAGCCCTTCCATCTGCACCTGATGCAGCATCATTTCCGCGAGCTGCGCCAGCAGCGGCAGGGGGACGACTGGATTGTTGAGGTGGATACGGTAATCGCGCCGCCGGTCTTCGATTTCGGTATGCGCTGTACCTACCGCTGGCGAATCACCCCGGCTGGCCTAGTTACGCTGGATTTAAGCGGTGCGCCGTATGGTAGCTATCAGGCCATCATCCCGAAAATTGGCCTAGATTTCGGGCTTAGCCAGCGCTTCAGCAAGGTTGAATACTATGGACGAGGGCCGGGGGAAAACTATCCGGACAGCGCTCAAAGCAACCTTATTGGCCATTACGCGCAGCCTGCTGACAGCCTGTTTGAAAATTATCCCTTCCCGCAGGACAACGGTAACCGCCAGCAGGTGCGCTGGATTGCGCTGACGGACGAGGCGGGCAGGGGGATGTTCATCCAGCCGCGCAGGCCAGTCAACTTTAGCCTCTGGCCCTACGACGCCGACATGATCCAACAGGCGCAGCACATTAACGAACTCGAGCGCAGCGGCTGCCTGACGCTGAACCTGGACGACCAGATCCTCGGCCTCGGCTCGAACTCATGGGGTTCCGAAGTGCTGGATTCCTGGCGGATCTATCTCCGACCGTTCAACTACGGTTTCGCCATGCTGCCGTTCCGCGAACAGCAAATCGCAGCGGTCACGCTTGCGAAATATGACATTCAGCCGCGCGAGTTTGTTAAGGAGGAGGCGCAATGA
- the ldcA gene encoding muramoyltetrapeptide carboxypeptidase, which translates to MSLISLIAPSGYCVNQAAAARGIERLQRAGHQVANQQAVTRRFQRFAGTDQERAAEINQLASLSPECDIVLAVRGGYGVTRLLESIDFPRLGHAFRERTPIICGHSDFTAFQLALLAQSGTITFSGPMLAGNFGAEELDDYTWQHFWKAITQPEYAVSWENNADACTVSGTIWGGNLALLASLVGSPWLPNIDGGILVVEDINEHPFRVERMLLQLHHAGILKRQKALVLGSFNGATVSDYDAGYDCIEMCRMLSSRLEIPILPGLPFGHEPQTVTLPLGAFGELKHNGQQSVLTISSHQVIA; encoded by the coding sequence ATGTCTCTGATAAGTTTGATTGCCCCCTCGGGCTACTGTGTAAACCAGGCAGCGGCGGCGCGCGGAATTGAGCGTCTGCAGCGGGCCGGACACCAGGTAGCAAACCAGCAGGCAGTCACCCGGCGCTTTCAGCGTTTTGCCGGCACGGACCAGGAGCGGGCGGCAGAGATTAACCAGCTCGCAAGCCTCTCGCCTGAATGCGATATCGTGCTGGCGGTGCGGGGCGGCTACGGCGTAACACGCCTGCTTGAGAGTATCGATTTCCCTCGCCTTGGCCATGCTTTTCGCGAGCGCACCCCGATAATTTGTGGTCACAGCGATTTCACCGCTTTTCAACTCGCACTGCTGGCCCAGAGCGGAACAATCACCTTTAGCGGGCCAATGCTGGCGGGCAATTTTGGCGCAGAGGAGCTGGATGACTATACGTGGCAACACTTCTGGAAGGCCATTACCCAGCCAGAATATGCCGTGAGCTGGGAAAATAACGCCGATGCCTGTACTGTCAGCGGCACAATCTGGGGGGGGAATCTTGCCCTGCTGGCGTCGCTGGTAGGCTCGCCCTGGTTGCCCAACATTGACGGCGGAATTCTGGTGGTCGAGGACATTAATGAACACCCTTTCCGCGTCGAACGTATGCTGCTGCAGCTCCATCACGCGGGCATTCTGAAACGACAAAAGGCGCTGGTGCTGGGAAGTTTTAATGGTGCCACGGTGAGCGACTACGATGCTGGCTATGATTGTATCGAGATGTGCAGAATGCTCTCATCGCGTCTTGAGATCCCGATTCTGCCAGGTTTACCCTTCGGCCACGAACCGCAGACCGTAACGCTGCCGCTGGGTGCTTTCGGCGAACTGAAGCACAACGGCCAGCAAAGCGTATTGACAATCAGCAGTCATCAGGTTATCGCTTAA